In a genomic window of Diadema setosum chromosome 3, eeDiaSeto1, whole genome shotgun sequence:
- the LOC140246690 gene encoding uncharacterized protein gives MSDLRQMRVAELREKCDELGLSHDGLSKAELIEMLQPHVNSAGAGSETGSSNAPQTEGNVELEMMRLRVESERMQHELRLAEIQAETRRVELEKEENIEKARIQLEREVRLAQNAAQRQGPATHHRPDNLKELLPRLKEGDDVDAFLRTFEKVAKLHGWEKELWAGRLAPLLTGKAREAYSRLDDDVCGNYDVIKKAILLKYELTPDAYRQKFRRMNKRGDESYVEYGTRMRDAFDRWGEGVGAKGNVRKLEDMILQENLLDHVPPDLKLWLLDNHAADFGQLISLADEYTTTRRSLNHTYKGPRTDRGNSNNLPSGQAGKEKPKGQVQNSQNNRKDREAVKCYKCGKPGHIAPNCPNKQGGGPSDKGSGVAKGYLCRADQVDPKHKPYMSEADVNGKKIQLLRDTGATQTLVRPEYVHANAYTGQSVRIGGVTGNEVDVPLALIHLVSEPYSISGYVVVGVIDTLSVDMILGNELLNDRLQELQLQDPVMVVTRGQQAKMAEQETGKNEGGRPQNDKDVGSDRCATPSLLMLSKSELGKDQREDGTLKLVREKALPSDTDAGDECYFYWEGGILFRHWRKKGATQGQEFRQVVVPKQCRRELLGMAHDNLMAGHLGVEKTKDRILRNYYWPGLFRDVSEYIRTCEPCQKTSSKRGGKVPMVQVPIIGEPFQRIALDIVGPLPKSKKGNMYILVICDYSTRYPEAIPLRSTNADKIADELIKLFSRVGVPQEILTDQGSNFMSKLMVQVCESLGIRKIRTSPYHPQSNGLVERFNSTLKGMLKPYMDEGKCNWDEHLPYVLFAYREVPQESTGFSPFELLYGHRVRGPLDVLKETLTGEITEGEGILSYVMNMRTRLAENLELAHKNLSAAQTRQKLWYDKGARARMLEVGDEVLVLLPTSSSKLLAKWQGPYRIVQKVSDVDYVVEVGERKRHQVFHINMLKKWNARQGVVMYTQPRIVEEETDPSIPVAPLISPGADSESEVEISNRLSEEQANDVRAITSEFRETLSSIPGRTNILQHEVETTSERPVRQRAYRLPHSVKETVKRELDEMLKMGIIQESASPYASPIVLVTKKDQSMRLCVDYRKLNEITVFDSYPIPNIEELIDRLGNAKYVSTLDLTKGYYQVELTEAARKKSAFITPFGLYEFTVMPFGMKGAPATFQRLVDKVLRGAQAYAAAYIDDIVIFSETWEEHVEHLKDVLGRLREAGLTAKPAKCKFGEREVLYLGFVIGGGKVKPEPAKIEAVVSYPRPVTKTDVRAFLGLTGYYRKFIPEYSEIASPLTDLTRKSEPKLVRWNPKCEAAFQTLKSSLTSAPVLRSPNYSAPFIVQVDASDRGIGAVLSQTDEEGVDHPVAFISRKLLPREVNYPIIEKECLAIIWSVEKFHPYLFGQSFVIQTDHNPLSWLKQLKTKNARLMRWSLALQSYPMVVEHRSGRMNGNADALSRI, from the coding sequence ATGAGTGACTTGCGACAAATGAGGGTGGCCGAGTTGAGGGAGAAGTGTGATGAGTTGGGCTTGTCCCATGACGGGCTTAGTAAGGCCGAATTGATTGAAATGCTACAGCCTCATGTTAATTCAGCAGGGGCGGGGTCTGAGACAGGATCTAGCAATGCTCCCCAAACTGAAGGTAATGTAGAGCTCGAAATGATGCGTCTGCGCGTTGAGAGCGAAAGGATGCAGCATGAACTACGTCTGGCAGAAATTCAGGCTGAGACTAGGCGCGTAGAGTtagagaaggaagaaaatattgaaaaagcTCGTATACAGCTGGAAAGGGAGGTGCGATTAGCGCAAAATGCTGCGCAGAGGCAGGGGCCAGCGACCCATCATAGGCCAGATAATTTGAAAGAATTGCTGCCCAGACTCAAAGAAGGAGATGATGTAGATGCGTTTCTGCGCACTTTTGAAAAAGTTGCGAAACTTCACGGTTGGGAAAAGGAGTTGTGGGCAGGAAGACTAGCACCCCTACTCACAGGGAAAGCACGCGAAGCTTATTCTAGACTAGACGATGATGTGTGTGGCAACTACGATGTGATCAAAAAAGCAATTCTGCTTAAATATGAGCTAACGCCAGATGCCTACAGGCAAAAATTTCGGAGAATGAATAAACGCGGGGATGAAAGCTACGTAGAGTATGGAACGAGGATGCGCGATGCATTTGATAGGTGGGGAGAGGGAGTAGGAGCAAAGGGGAACGTGAGGAAACTTGAGGACATGATCCTACAAGAAAACCTGCTGGATCACGTTCCTCCTGATTTGAAGCTGTGGTTACTCGATAACCATGCAGCTGATTTTGGGCAATTGATTAGTCTAGCCGACGAGTATACCACTACCAGGAGGAGCCTAAACCATACCTATAAGGGCCCTAGGACTGATAGAGGGAACAGCAATAACCTCCCATCAGGCCAGGCTGGGAAGGAAAAACCAAAGGGGCAAGTTCAAAACTCCCAGAACAATAGAAAGGATCGGGAAGCAGTAAAGTGTTACAAATGTGGTAAGCCAGGCCACATCGCCCCTAACTGCCCTAATAAGCAGGGGGGAGGGCCCTCTGATAAGGGGAGTGGCGTAGCTAAGGGCTATTTATGTCGGGCAGATCAAGTGGACCCTAAACATAAGCCATACATGAGCGAGGCTGATGTGAATGGGAAGAAAATACAGTTGTTACGGGATACGGGTGCGACCCAAACATTAGTGAGGCCAGAATATGTACATGCTAATGCCTACACAGGGCAGAGTGTGAGGATAGGGGGTGTGACAGGGAATGAGGTTGATGTCCCATTAGCCCTCATACATCTTGTGAGTGAGCCATACTCCATCTCGGGATACGTTGTGGTAGGAGTAATTGACACTCTCTCTGTAGACATGATACTAGGCAATGAGCTTTTGAATGATAGATTGCAAGAATTGCAACTGCAGGACCCTGTTATGGTTGTCACAAGGGGGCAGCAAGCCAAGATGGCTGAACAGGAAACAGGGAAGAATGAGGGAGGAAGACCCCAAAATGACAAAGACGTAGGTAGTGATAGGTGTGCTACTCCAAGCCTACTGATGCTCTCAAAATCTGAGCTAGGAAAGGACCAAAGGGAGGATGGGACTCTAAAATTGGTTCGGGAAAAGGCCCTCCCCTCTGACACAGATGCAGGGGACGAGTGCTATTTCTACTGGGAGGGGGGAATCCTCTTCCGGCACTGGAGGAAAAAGGGGGCAACCCAGGGGCAGGAGTTTCGGCAAGTAGTAGTTCCAAAACAGTGCCGGCGGGAGCTGCTGGGGATGGCCCATGACAATCTCATGGCGGGGCACCTGGGCGTCGAAAAGACAAAAGATAGGATCCTCCGGAATTACTACTGGCCAGGGCTTTTTAGAGACGTTTCAGAGTATATTCGAACATGTGAGCCCTGCCAGAAGACTAGTAGCAAGAGGGGTGGTAAAGTGCCCATGGTTCAGGTGCCCATCATAGGTGAGCCATTCCAACGAATTGCTCTAGATATAGTGGGGCCCCTGCCCAAATCAAAGAAGGGCAACATGTACATTCTAGTCATTTGTGACTACTCGACGAGGTACCCAGAAGCAATCCCCCTTCGTTCCACCAATGCTGACAAGATTGCTGATGAGCTCATCAAGCTTTTCTCTCGGGTGGGGGTACCACAAGAAATTCTCACCGACCAAGGTTCCAATTTCATGTCAAAACTGATGGTTCAAGTGTGCGAGAGCTTAGGAATCAGGAAGATAAGGAcgagcccctatcacccccaaaGTAACGGGCTAGTAGAACGTTTCAATTCCACACTGAAAGGGATGCTAAAGCCGTACATGGATGAGGGAAAATGCAATTGGGATGAGCATCTTCCTTATGTCCTGTTCGCATACCGGGAGGTTCCCCAAGAGTCCACGGGTTTCTCCCCATTTGAACTTCTGTATGGTCATCGTGTGAGGGGGCCCCTAGACGTGTTAAAGGAGACATTGACAGGCGAAATCACTGAGGGAGAGGGAATCCTGTCATATGTAATGAACATGAGGACTAGATTGGCAGAGAACCTAGAGCTAGCACACAAGAATTTGTCGGCAGCGCAGACGCGCCAGAAACTGTGGTATGACAAAGGAGCGCGTGCTCGCATGCTAGAGGTGGGGGATGAGGTGTTGGTTCTTCTCCCAACTTCAAGCAGCAAATTGTTGGCAAAGTGGCAAGGCCCATACAGAATAGTGCAAAAAGTGAGTGATGTAGACTATGTAGTAGAGGTAGGAGAAAGAAAACGACACCAGGTCTTTCACATAAACATGCTGAAGAAGTGGAATGCAAGGCAGGGGGTTGTAATGTACACACAGCCCAGGATAGTAGAGGAGGAAACTGATCCAAGTATACCTGTTGCCCCACTAATTAGTCCAGGCGCAGATAGTGAAAGTGAAGTAGAGATTTCTAACCGCTTGAGCGAAGAACAGGCCAATGACGTGAGAGCAATCACTTCTGAGTTTAGGGAGACCCTAAGCAGTATCCCCGGTAGGACAAACATCTTGCAACATGAGGTTGAAACTACTTCTGAAAGGCCGGTCCGCCAGCGCGCGTACCGTTTACCTCATAGTGTCAAGGAAACAGTGAAAAGAGAGTTGGATGAGATGTTGAAGATGGGGATAATTCAAGAGTCTGCATCACCATATGCATCCCCAATCGTACTAGTGACGAAAAAGGATCAATCCATGCGACTGTGTGTAGACTACAGAAAGTTGAATGAAATCACGGTCTTTGATAGCTATCCAATACCCAACATCGAGGAACTTATAGACAGGCTAGGCAATGCCAAGTATGTATCCACCCTTGACCTCACAAAAGGGTACTATCAAGTCGAATTGACGGAGGCAGCGCGCAAGAAATCTGCATTCATTACGCCCTTTGGGCTATATGAGTTCACAGTGATGCCTTTTGGAATGAAAGGGGCGCCTGCGACATTCCAACGGCTGGTAGACAAAGTTTTGCGCGGCGCACAGGCCTATGCAGCAGCGTACATTGATGACATAGTCATCTTTAGTGAAACATGGGAGGAGCATGTAGAACACTTGAAGGATGTGCTAGGGAGGTTGAGAGAGGCAGGCTTGACAGCCAAGCCAGCCAAGTGCAAGTTCGGTGAGAGAGAGGTATTGTACCTGGGTTTTGTGATTGGAGGGGGGAAGGTGAAGCCTGAACCTGCGAAGATTGAGGCTGTAGTATCATATCCTAGGCCAGTCACGAAAACAGACGTTAGAGCCTTCCTAGGACTAACAGGATATTATCGGAAATTCATCCCGGAGTACAGTGAAATAGCCTCCCCACTCACTGACCTTACGAGGAAATCAGAGCCTAAATTGGTGAGATGGAACCCAAAATGTGAGGCAGCCTTCCAAACACTCAAAAGTTCACTGACCTCTGCCCCAGTTTTGAGGAGCCCAAACTACTCCGCTCCCTTCATTGTGCAGGTAGATGCTAGTGATAGGGGCATAGGGGCTGTGCTCAGCCAGACAGATGAGGAGGGGGTTGATCACCCGGTCGCATTCATTAGTCGCAAGTTGCTCCCCCGCGAAGTGAACTACCCCATCATTGAGAAAGAGTGCCTAGCCATAATTTGGAGTGTCGAGAAATTTCATCCATATTTGTTTGGGCAGTCATTTGTCATTCAGACAGACCATAACCCCCTGAGCTGGCTAAAACAGCTCAAAACCAAAAATGCTCGACTTATGCGATGGAGCCTGGCACTGCAGTCTTACCCGATGGTGGTGGAACACCGCAGTGGAAGAATGAACGGCAATGCAGATGCATTGTCCCGCATCTAG